The following are encoded together in the Nymphaea colorata isolate Beijing-Zhang1983 chromosome 14, ASM883128v2, whole genome shotgun sequence genome:
- the LOC116267563 gene encoding DEAD-box ATP-dependent RNA helicase 53, mitochondrial-like: MTAFLRRTLNSSTPFSGVFLTRTLTSLISFETSVRHVSAAPCYAPSPNPSRAPSFSPFAASDTAGLPFGFRGFRMCPEVCFHASVPASAEYAVADLSDEDRPSAIKGDEGLEIAKLGISQDIVSALAKKGITKLFPIQRAVLEPAMQGRDMIGRAKTGTGKTLAFGIPIMDRIIQFNAKHGRGRNPLALVMAPTRELARQVEKEFRESAPVLDTICVYGGVPISSQMRTLDYGVDIVVGTPGRIIDLLKRGALNLSEVQFVVLDEADQMLAVGFDEDVEVILEKLPQNRQSMMFSATMPSWIRRLSQKYLKNPLVIDLVGDSDKKLAEGISLHSIVSDIYSKPSVLNHLITEHAKDGKCIVFTQTKRDADRLSYTMSRTLRCEALHGDISQNQRERTLSGFRDGHFNILVATDVAARGLDIPNVDLVIHYEMPSTSEIFVHRSGRTGRAGKKGSAILMYTEQQTRAVRVIERDVGCKFNELPKVAVDSRSQDMFGDAGGSRYGSFFGGSGGGRLGGSDFGRSGSYGGSRFGGSSRSGGSSGRLGGYGVSGSGHSSSFDGPNSGRFGGFGGSSSERFGRSTFGQSDRLGDSGSSRSGGSSNSSRSGGVSDFGSSRFADSGSSRFGSFGGDSDHRSGRRSF, from the exons ATGACCGCCTTCCTCAGAAGAACTCTCAATTCCTCCACGCCCTTCTCAGGCGTCTTCCTTACCAGAACCCTAACCTCTCTGATCTCTTTCGAGACGTCCGTTCGTCATGTCTCTGCAGCTCCCTGTTATGCCCCTTCTCCGAATCCTAGCAGAGCTCCAAGCTTCTCTCCTTTTGCGGCATCCGATACTGCCGGCTTGCCGTTTGGTTTCCGTGGCTTCCGGATGTGCCCGGAGGTGTGCTTCCATGCGTCAGTGCCTGCTTCCGCGGAGTACGCCGTCGCGGACTTATCTGACGAGGACAGACCGAGCGCAATAAAGGGAGATGAGGGGCTCGAGATCGCCAAGCTCGGCATCTCACAGGATATCGTCTCTGCGCTGGCAAAGAAGGGAATCACCAAACTGTTCCCCATTCAG AGAGCTGTTTTGGAGCCAGCAATGCAAGGGCGTGATATGATTGGCCGGGCCAAAACTGGAACAGGGAAAACTTTGGCTTTTGGAATCCCAATCATGGACAGGATCATACAATTCAATGCTAAACATGG GCGTGGAAGAAATCCTTTGGCCTTGGTTATGGCACCAACTAGGGAGCTTGCTCGCCAAGTTGAAAAAGAATTCAGAGAGTCAGCACCTGTGTTGGATACCATATGTGTTTATGGTGGTGTTCCTATATCTTCTCAAATGAGGACTCTTGATTATGGGGTGGATATTGTTGTTGGGACCCCAGGGCGCATTATTGATTTGCTCAAGAGAGGTGCATTAAACTTGTCAGAAGTGCAATTTGTTGTCTTAGATGAGGCTGATCAAATGCTTGCTGTGGGGTTTGATGAGGATGTTGAGGTAATTTTGGAAAAGTTGCCTCAGAACCGTCAAAGCATGATGTTTTCTGCTACAATGCCAAGTTGGATAAGGAGGCTATCACAAAAGTATTTGAAGAATCCACTTGTCATCGATCTT GTTGGTGATTCTGATAAAAAATTAGCTGAAGGGATTAGTTTACATTCCATTGTGTCAGACATTTACTCGAAGCCCTCGGTTCTCAATCATCTGATAACA GAGCATGCCAAAGATGGGAAATGCATTGTCTTCACCCAAACAAAACGTGATGCAGACCGACTGTCATACACTATGTCTCGGACTTTGAGATGTGAAGCATTGCATGGTGATATCTCTCAGAATCAGAGAGAAAGGACCCTTTCAGGATTTCGAGATGGTCATTTCAATATCTTAGTTGCTACTGATGTTGCTGCTCGAGGGCTGGATATACCAAATGTTGATCTG GTGATACATTATGAGATGCCAAGCacatcagaaatttttgttcatAGATCAGGACGCACAGGGCGCGCTGGTAAGAAGGGAAGTGCGATTCTAATGTACACGGAACAACAGACTAGGGCTGTTCGGGTAATTGAGCGAGATGTTGGATGCAAATTTAATGAG CTGCCTAAAGTTGCTGTGGACAGTAGGAGTCAAGATATGTTTGGCGATGCTGGCGGCAGCCGCTATGGATCATTTTTTGGGGGTTCAGGTGGTGGTCGTCTAGGTGGTTCAGACTTTGGTCGTTCTGGAAGCTATGGTGGTTCACGGTTTGGCGGCTCTAGCAGATCTGGTGGTTCATCTGGTCGACTTGGTGGGTATGGTGTTTCTGGTTCAGGCCATTCCAGTTCCTTTGATGGACCCAACTCTGGTCGATTTGGAGGGTTTGGTGGTTCAAGCTCGGAGCGCTTTGGTAGGTCTACTTTTGGTCAGTCTGACAGACTTGGCGACTCAGGCTCAAGTCGGTCTGGAGGTAGTTCGAATTCTAGCAGGTCAGGTGGAGTTAGCGATTTTGGCTCTAGCCGGTTCGCTGATTCGGGTTCAAGTCGTTTTGGTAGTTTTGGTGGTGATAGTGACCACCGTTCCGGCAGGCGTTCATTTTGA